The sequence below is a genomic window from Rhizobiaceae bacterium.
AGGCGCCGTCCGTGACATCGGTAGCGCTCTGCCTGACGCATGCGATCATCGACAAGACGCGCTGGCTGGAAGATCGCGGGATATCGGTGGAATGGCCGACGAGCGGCCTACCCGAATGCATTCACGTCGACAACGGCGCCGAATTCCACTCTCGCGCCTTCAAGCGCGGCTGCGACGACCACAACATCGCTATCTCCTACCGCCCGCCGGGGACGCCACGGTTCGGCGGGCACATCGAACGCCTGATCGGCACGATGATGGGCGCGGTGCACCTGCTGCCCGGCACGCACTTCTCCAACGTGCTGGACCGGGGCGACTACGATCCCGAGGCGCGCGCCGTGATGACCATGCGCGAGCTCGAAGCCTGGCTGGCGCTGGAAATCATCGCCTACCATTCCGACCTGCACCGCGGCATTGGTCGGCCGCCGGTCGCGGCCTGGAACGAGGCGATAGGCGCGCGTCCTCCGCGGCACGTGCGCGATCCGCTCGCCTTCCTGATCGATTTCCTGCCGTTCGAGCCGCGCGTGCTGCGGCGGACCGGCATTCATCTCAACAACATCTGCTACTGGTCGGACGGCTTTGCGCGCTGGATTGGCCGGTGCGACGACAAGGTGCTCGTCAAATACGATCCGCGGGACCTGCATCAGGTCTTCGTCAAGCTTGGCGAGAACTATCTGATGGCGCCGACGCGCAATCCCGGGCGCCCGGCGATCACGCTATGGGAGCAGAAGGCGGCGCTGCGCGTACAGCGGGCTCGCGGCCGCCGCGAGATCGATGAGGAGACGATCTTCCAGACGATCGCCGCACAGCGCGCCCTGGTGGACCAGGCAACGCGGGAAACCACGCAAACCCGCAGGCTACGGGCTCGCCGCGCCCATCTGCAACCAAGGCCGGCGCTTCCGGCAAGCGCACCGGCCGACGAGCCGGTGATCGCCTTGCCGCATTTCCCGGTGGAGGTTTGGGAATGACGGCCTATCCGCACCTCGATCCCGCCGTTCAGGGCCATGCCGATCTGCCCGACCGCGAGCGTGTCGAACATATTCGGGTCGACCGCTGGATCGACTATCCGCGTGCCCGCCATGCGCTCGACAAGCTCGAGGAACTGCTTCTGTTTCCCAAGCGTGCCCGCATGCCCAATCTGTTGATCTTCGGCGCTTCCGGGATGGGCAAGACGATGATCATCGAGAAGTTCGTGCGCGCCAATCCGCCCAGCTTCGATGAGAGCAGCGGGATCCATCATCGGCCGGTCATCGTCGTGCAGATGGTCGCTTCCCCAGACGAGGGACGTTTCTATCATCGCCTGCTTTCCGTGATCGGCGCACCGCCGCCGACCCGCGCGACGCTCGGGCAACTCGAGACACAGGCACTGCGGCTGCTCCAGGAGATCGCGCCGCGCATGCTTGTCATCGACGAGGTCCAGAATCTGATCGCCGGTACCTATCGCGAGCAGCGCAGGATGCTCAATCTGTTGCGCTTCCTCGGCAATGAGCTGCGGATTCCGCTGATCTGCCTCGGTTCGCACGAGGCACGCGATGCAATCCGGGGCGATGCCCATCTCAACAGCCGCTTCGAACCCTACGGCTTGGCGCCGTGGCGGCCCGATGCCGACTTCCACGGGCTGATCGGCGGTCTTCTGTACTCGCTGCCGTTGCGCTTGCCGTCGGAGCTGACGGACAGCGCCCTCAAGCGTCTCGTCGAGGCTAATGGCGGGATCACCGACGCGATCTTCAAGATGGTCAGGGGTCTGGCGACAGACGCCATCCTCAACGGCAAAGAACGGATCACGTCGGCCGCGATCCTCGATCACCGCGTCACCGCGCCGACGACCTTCGCGGCCTGACTCATGGCGGGGGAGGGGAGGGCGCCGCTGCCGGTCGTGCCGCCGCCCTTTCGGGACGAACGGCTGAGTTCCTGGCTGGAGCGGATCGCCGACGTCTATCTGGTTTCGCTCGATGATCTGCGAGCCCATGTTGGATGGTCCCGGCCTGCGCTGCAACTCGAGATCGATCCCGTGCAGACCGATATGGAACGCATCGCTGCCGCGACGAATTCTTCGGTTGAACGCCTGTTCGGCATGACCTTCCATAATGCATCGTCGCGTTGTCGCAGCCTGCTTCGGCCCGACGCTCGTGAGATCTGCCCGATCTGCTCGCGCGGCATGCAGCGACCGCCAAGGTTGCGAACGTGGTCTTTCGCCTTCAGCTTCTATTGCGATCGGCACCGTCAGCCACTGCAAAGCCCGGATACAAGGGGCGCTAGTGTGTTGAGCGATGTCGGATCAGCTTGCCGCGGCGCCGCGAT
It includes:
- a CDS encoding DDE-type integrase/transposase/recombinase; protein product: MRRDQLNEQEWQDVLRHADVLRRLPLRPTAGEVADAMANLAVSRATLFRWLKRYRTEERAAALLHRKSGRHGGIDAFDPALKTIVDHNITTFYAMPERPTLTRLWKRISSDCRAEQLPPPSIRRLKAYLRTLDVEALKRRREGKARAEAQFLALPGELSVQHPLQIVQIDHTKVDVTVVDPIERQPIGRPILTIAIDVCTRMVLGFYLSLEAPSVTSVALCLTHAIIDKTRWLEDRGISVEWPTSGLPECIHVDNGAEFHSRAFKRGCDDHNIAISYRPPGTPRFGGHIERLIGTMMGAVHLLPGTHFSNVLDRGDYDPEARAVMTMRELEAWLALEIIAYHSDLHRGIGRPPVAAWNEAIGARPPRHVRDPLAFLIDFLPFEPRVLRRTGIHLNNICYWSDGFARWIGRCDDKVLVKYDPRDLHQVFVKLGENYLMAPTRNPGRPAITLWEQKAALRVQRARGRREIDEETIFQTIAAQRALVDQATRETTQTRRLRARRAHLQPRPALPASAPADEPVIALPHFPVEVWE
- a CDS encoding TniB family NTP-binding protein; the encoded protein is MTAYPHLDPAVQGHADLPDRERVEHIRVDRWIDYPRARHALDKLEELLLFPKRARMPNLLIFGASGMGKTMIIEKFVRANPPSFDESSGIHHRPVIVVQMVASPDEGRFYHRLLSVIGAPPPTRATLGQLETQALRLLQEIAPRMLVIDEVQNLIAGTYREQRRMLNLLRFLGNELRIPLICLGSHEARDAIRGDAHLNSRFEPYGLAPWRPDADFHGLIGGLLYSLPLRLPSELTDSALKRLVEANGGITDAIFKMVRGLATDAILNGKERITSAAILDHRVTAPTTFAA